From a region of the Equus przewalskii isolate Varuska chromosome 2, EquPr2, whole genome shotgun sequence genome:
- the A3GALT2 gene encoding alpha-1,3-galactosyltransferase 2 isoform X1 produces the protein MVFKERLRAWKRSFWRLILLALGLSGLLLYGLPVVRHLEVLIPMGICPLARRPLRDNFTGPLQPWARPEVLTCTSWGAPIIWDGTFDPDVAQQKAVEQNLTIGLTVFAVGRYLEKYLERFLETAERHFMVGQRVVYYVFTERPAAVPHVPLGPGRRLRVERVERERRWQDVSMERMRTLHEALGGRLGREARFVFCMDVDQHFSGAFGPEALAESVAQLHAWHYHWPQWLLPFERDARSAAALAPGEGDFYYHAAVFGGSVAALRGLTAHCARGQRQDRARGLEARWHDESHLNKFFWLHKPAKVLSPEFCWSPDIGRRAEIRRPRLLWAPKEYALVRA, from the exons ATGGTTTTCAAGGAGCGACTCAG ggcctggAAGAGAAGCTTCTGGCGGCTGATCCTACTTGCACTTGGCCTCTCAGGGCTGCTCCTGTACGGGCTCCCTGTAGTCAG gcATCTGGAAGTCCTCATCCCCATGGGCATCTGCCCTTTGGCCAGAAGGCCCCTGAGAGACAACTTCACAGGTCCCCTGCAACCCTG GGCCCGGCCTGAAGTCCTGACCTGTACCTCCTGGGGGGCCCCCATCATTTGGGATGGGACCTTTGACCCAGATGTGGCCCAGCAAAAGGCTGTAGAGCAGAACCTCACCATTGGGCTGACCGTCTTTGCTGTGGGCAG GTACCTGGAGAAGTACCTGGAGCGCTTCCTGGAGACGGCCGAGCGCCACTTCATGGTGGGCCAGCGCGTGGTGTACTACGTGTTCACCGAGCGCCCAGCCGCCGTGCCCCACGTGCCGCTGGGCCCTGGCCGCCGGCTGCGCGTGGAGCGCGTGGAGCGCGAGCGGCGCTGGCAGGACGTGTCGATGGAGCGCATGCGCACGCTGCACGAGGCGCTGGGCGGCCGGCTGGGCCGCGAGGCGCGCTTCGTGTTCTGCATGGACGTGGACCAGCACTTCAGCGGCGCCTTCGGGCCCGAGGCGCTGGCCGAGTCGGTGGCGCAGCTGCACGCCTGGCACTACCACTGGCCGCAGTGGCTGCTGCCCTTCGAGCGCGACGCGCGCTCGGCCGCCGCGCTGGCGCCCGGAGAGGGTGACTTCTACTACCACGCGGCCGTGTTCGGGGGCAGCGTGGCGGCGCTGCGCGGGCTGACGGCGCATTGCGCGCGGGGCCAGCGGCAGGACCGCGCGCGCGGTCTGGAGGCGCGCTGGCACGACGAGAGCCACCTCAACAAGTTCTTCTGGCTGCACAAGCCCGCCAAGGTGCTGTCGCCCGAGTTCTGCTGGAGCCCCGACATCGGCCGGCGGGCCGAGATCCGCCGCCCGCGCCTGCTCTGGGCGCCCAAGGAGTACGCCCTGGTGCGCGCCTAG
- the A3GALT2 gene encoding alpha-1,3-galactosyltransferase 2 isoform X2: protein MAWKRSFWRLILLALGLSGLLLYGLPVVRHLEVLIPMGICPLARRPLRDNFTGPLQPWARPEVLTCTSWGAPIIWDGTFDPDVAQQKAVEQNLTIGLTVFAVGRYLEKYLERFLETAERHFMVGQRVVYYVFTERPAAVPHVPLGPGRRLRVERVERERRWQDVSMERMRTLHEALGGRLGREARFVFCMDVDQHFSGAFGPEALAESVAQLHAWHYHWPQWLLPFERDARSAAALAPGEGDFYYHAAVFGGSVAALRGLTAHCARGQRQDRARGLEARWHDESHLNKFFWLHKPAKVLSPEFCWSPDIGRRAEIRRPRLLWAPKEYALVRA from the exons AT ggcctggAAGAGAAGCTTCTGGCGGCTGATCCTACTTGCACTTGGCCTCTCAGGGCTGCTCCTGTACGGGCTCCCTGTAGTCAG gcATCTGGAAGTCCTCATCCCCATGGGCATCTGCCCTTTGGCCAGAAGGCCCCTGAGAGACAACTTCACAGGTCCCCTGCAACCCTG GGCCCGGCCTGAAGTCCTGACCTGTACCTCCTGGGGGGCCCCCATCATTTGGGATGGGACCTTTGACCCAGATGTGGCCCAGCAAAAGGCTGTAGAGCAGAACCTCACCATTGGGCTGACCGTCTTTGCTGTGGGCAG GTACCTGGAGAAGTACCTGGAGCGCTTCCTGGAGACGGCCGAGCGCCACTTCATGGTGGGCCAGCGCGTGGTGTACTACGTGTTCACCGAGCGCCCAGCCGCCGTGCCCCACGTGCCGCTGGGCCCTGGCCGCCGGCTGCGCGTGGAGCGCGTGGAGCGCGAGCGGCGCTGGCAGGACGTGTCGATGGAGCGCATGCGCACGCTGCACGAGGCGCTGGGCGGCCGGCTGGGCCGCGAGGCGCGCTTCGTGTTCTGCATGGACGTGGACCAGCACTTCAGCGGCGCCTTCGGGCCCGAGGCGCTGGCCGAGTCGGTGGCGCAGCTGCACGCCTGGCACTACCACTGGCCGCAGTGGCTGCTGCCCTTCGAGCGCGACGCGCGCTCGGCCGCCGCGCTGGCGCCCGGAGAGGGTGACTTCTACTACCACGCGGCCGTGTTCGGGGGCAGCGTGGCGGCGCTGCGCGGGCTGACGGCGCATTGCGCGCGGGGCCAGCGGCAGGACCGCGCGCGCGGTCTGGAGGCGCGCTGGCACGACGAGAGCCACCTCAACAAGTTCTTCTGGCTGCACAAGCCCGCCAAGGTGCTGTCGCCCGAGTTCTGCTGGAGCCCCGACATCGGCCGGCGGGCCGAGATCCGCCGCCCGCGCCTGCTCTGGGCGCCCAAGGAGTACGCCCTGGTGCGCGCCTAG